One window of Vitis riparia cultivar Riparia Gloire de Montpellier isolate 1030 chromosome 5, EGFV_Vit.rip_1.0, whole genome shotgun sequence genomic DNA carries:
- the LOC117914844 gene encoding actin-depolymerizing factor-like translates to MSFRGSNASSGMGVADHCKATYLELQRKKVHRYVIFKIDEKKKEVVVEKTGGPAESYDDFTASLPENDCRYAIYDFDFVTSENCQKSKIFFIAWSPSVSRIRAKMLYATSKDRFRRELEGIHYEIQATDPTEMDLEVLRERAN, encoded by the exons ATGTCGTTCAGAGGG TCAAATGCTTCATCTGGGATGGGTGTTGCTGATCACTGCAAAGCCACATACCTGGAACTACAGAGGAAAAAGGTGCACCGTTATGTGATTTTTAAGATTgatgagaagaaaaaggaagttGTGGTGGAAAAGACTGGTGGTCCAGCTGAGAGCTATGATGATTTCACTGCTTCCTTACCCGAGAATGATTGCCGCTATGCAATTTATGACTTTGATTTTGTTACTTCTGAGAACTGCCAAAAGAGCAAGATATTCTTCATTGCATG GTCCCCTTCAGTATCTCGAATCCGTGCCAAGATGCTGTATGCTACATCCAAAGATCGGTTCAGGCGGGAGCTAGAGGGCATCCATTATGAGATTCAGGCTACCGACCCAACCGAGATGGATCTTGAAGTGCTTAGAGAGCGTGCAAACTGA